One stretch of Halobaculum marinum DNA includes these proteins:
- a CDS encoding DNA polymerase sliding clamp produces MFKAIVSASTLRDALDSVSVLVDECKIRLNEDELAIRAVDPANVGMVDLTLEAAAFESYEADGGVIGVNLNRLEDIAGMATSGDLVQLELDEETRKLHIQIDGLSYTLALIDPDSIRQEPDIPDLDLPAEIVVEGAQINRGIKAADMVSDHIRLRVDEAEEAFFIEAEGDTDDVDLRLDREDLIDLQAGPADSLFSLDYLKDMNKAIPSDAEVRVELGEEFPVKLHYEFGEGMGQVTYMLAPRIQSD; encoded by the coding sequence ATGTTCAAGGCCATCGTGAGCGCCTCCACCCTCCGGGACGCGCTCGATTCGGTGAGCGTGTTGGTCGACGAGTGTAAGATCCGGCTCAACGAGGACGAGCTGGCGATCCGCGCCGTCGACCCGGCCAACGTCGGCATGGTCGACCTCACGCTCGAGGCCGCGGCGTTCGAGTCCTACGAGGCCGACGGAGGGGTCATCGGGGTCAACCTCAACCGCCTGGAGGACATCGCCGGCATGGCCACCTCCGGCGACCTCGTCCAGTTGGAACTCGACGAGGAGACCCGCAAGCTCCACATCCAGATCGACGGCCTGAGCTACACGCTCGCGCTCATCGACCCCGACTCCATCCGCCAGGAGCCGGACATCCCGGATCTGGACCTGCCCGCCGAGATCGTCGTCGAGGGCGCCCAGATCAACCGCGGGATCAAGGCCGCCGACATGGTGTCGGACCACATCCGCCTCCGCGTCGACGAGGCCGAGGAGGCGTTCTTCATCGAGGCCGAGGGCGACACGGACGACGTCGACCTCCGTCTGGACCGCGAGGACCTCATCGACCTGCAGGCCGGCCCCGCCGACTCGCTGTTCAGCCTCGACTACCTCAAGGACATGAACAAGGCCATCCCGAGCGACGCGGAGGTCCGCGTCGAACTCGGCGAGGAGTTCCCCGTCAAACTCCACTACGAGTTCGGCGAGGGGATGGGGCAGGTGACATACATGCTCGCGCCGCGCATCCAGAGCGACTGA
- a CDS encoding MFS transporter, translating into MTTSSDDPDAADAAAGGSSTDGGDDTPRGSRRAVAVVIGVVFLDLLGFGVVIPILPFYVRSFGVSDVFIGLTAASYSLAQFLAAPTLGRISDERGRRPVIAFSVAMAGVAWLVFGFATEIGAVAGTAAAVATLLISRTLAGAAGGNISAAQAYIADVTPRERRAGALGLVGAAFSLGFVFGPALGGVAASDQVVSAADALLPAFVPTTRFTLPSFTAAALSFLAFGAALIVLKEPERTRSTGARSSSLVEQFRTALADDALRPLVASYFVTSVAFAGIQVMFIPFAADYYGYDATAAAVFLTYIGVLGTINQGVLVGKLERYLGAIKLAVVGGTALAASLAFLPFTPEIGALLPLPGDPGDGLLSGPLLTGPTVALFAVGALLSFGNGSLNVSLSTLVSDRASDETQGAAFGVTQGAGSLGRTVGPPVAASAYVLAYWSPFVAGAVLLVPVVYVLARGRTLGGSDAAGAK; encoded by the coding sequence GTGACCACTTCGTCCGACGACCCCGACGCCGCCGACGCGGCGGCCGGCGGTTCGTCGACCGACGGCGGGGACGACACCCCCCGCGGCTCCCGGCGCGCCGTCGCGGTCGTCATCGGCGTCGTCTTCCTCGACCTGCTCGGCTTCGGCGTCGTCATCCCGATCCTCCCGTTCTACGTGCGCTCGTTCGGCGTCTCGGACGTGTTCATCGGCCTGACCGCCGCCTCCTACTCGCTGGCGCAGTTCCTCGCCGCGCCGACGCTCGGCCGCATCTCCGACGAACGCGGTCGTCGCCCGGTGATCGCCTTCTCCGTCGCGATGGCCGGCGTCGCGTGGCTGGTGTTCGGCTTCGCCACCGAGATAGGCGCCGTCGCCGGCACCGCCGCGGCCGTCGCCACGCTGCTTATCTCGCGGACGCTCGCGGGCGCCGCCGGCGGCAACATCTCCGCGGCGCAGGCGTACATCGCGGACGTGACCCCCCGCGAGCGGCGTGCCGGCGCCCTGGGGCTCGTCGGCGCCGCGTTCTCGCTGGGGTTCGTGTTCGGCCCCGCGCTCGGCGGCGTCGCCGCCAGCGACCAGGTCGTCTCGGCGGCGGACGCACTGCTCCCGGCGTTCGTCCCGACGACACGGTTCACGCTCCCGAGTTTCACCGCCGCGGCGCTGTCGTTCCTCGCGTTCGGCGCCGCCCTCATCGTGTTGAAAGAGCCCGAGCGCACGCGGTCGACGGGCGCCCGCAGCAGTTCGCTGGTCGAGCAGTTCCGTACGGCGCTGGCGGATGACGCGCTCCGGCCGCTCGTCGCGTCGTACTTCGTCACCTCGGTCGCGTTCGCGGGCATCCAGGTGATGTTCATCCCCTTTGCTGCGGACTACTACGGCTACGACGCCACCGCGGCGGCGGTGTTCCTGACCTACATCGGCGTACTCGGCACGATCAACCAGGGCGTCCTCGTCGGGAAACTGGAGCGGTACCTCGGCGCGATCAAACTGGCGGTCGTCGGCGGGACGGCGCTGGCGGCGTCGCTCGCGTTCCTCCCGTTCACCCCCGAGATTGGTGCGCTCCTCCCGCTGCCGGGCGACCCCGGCGACGGCCTGCTGTCCGGGCCGCTCCTCACCGGGCCGACCGTCGCACTGTTCGCCGTCGGCGCGCTGCTGTCGTTCGGCAACGGCTCGCTGAACGTGTCGCTGTCGACGCTCGTCTCCGACCGCGCGAGCGACGAGACACAGGGCGCCGCCTTCGGCGTCACGCAGGGCGCCGGGAGCCTCGGGCGGACCGTCGGCCCGCCAGTGGCGGCGTCGGCGTACGTGCTCGCCTACTGGTCGCCGTTCGTCGCCGGCGCGGTGCTGTTGGTGCCGGTGGTGTACGTGCTCGCGCGGGGCCGGACACTCGGCGGGAGCGACGCCGCGGGCGCGAAGTGA
- a CDS encoding DUF7474 family protein — MPRFAYPCPGCRTTNSLHDADCDFEGTEWHHIEQAYTDVLTVLVDGAVTESALQHAVHDEWSGLHRAALDLLQREGRVEEDGDTLRLLTAERYREEVSEPTREPMATIYRKGSYPGCHDNAVFAMVAWYEMVGLSWQETRQNVVDWLHTSGTWDRGGFEESSPEQLVDSKRHVYEAGYGWKEKAQAAKRVIERHG, encoded by the coding sequence GTGCCCCGGTTCGCGTACCCCTGCCCCGGCTGTCGCACCACGAACAGCCTGCACGACGCCGACTGCGACTTCGAGGGGACCGAGTGGCACCACATCGAACAGGCGTACACCGACGTGCTCACCGTCCTCGTCGACGGCGCAGTCACGGAGTCTGCCCTCCAGCACGCCGTCCACGACGAGTGGTCCGGGCTCCACCGCGCGGCGCTGGACCTGCTCCAGCGCGAGGGCCGCGTCGAGGAGGACGGCGACACGCTCCGCCTGCTCACCGCCGAGCGCTACCGCGAGGAGGTCTCGGAGCCGACCCGCGAGCCGATGGCGACCATCTACCGGAAGGGGAGCTACCCCGGCTGCCACGACAACGCGGTGTTCGCGATGGTCGCGTGGTACGAGATGGTCGGGCTCTCGTGGCAGGAGACCCGCCAGAACGTGGTTGACTGGCTCCACACCTCCGGCACGTGGGACCGCGGCGGCTTCGAGGAGTCCTCACCCGAACAACTCGTCGACAGCAAGCGCCACGTGTACGAGGCCGGCTACGGCTGGAAGGAGAAGGCACAGGCCGCCAAGCGCGTCATCGAGCGCCACGGCTGA
- a CDS encoding PAS domain S-box protein, giving the protein MPDTDDAIRVLHVDDQPAFAELVATYLEREHDRITVHSASSAEEGREVLASERVDCIVSDHDMPRENGIEFLRSVRAEYPELPFVLFTGKGSEEIASEAISAGVTDYLQKGPGSDQYTLLANRIVNAVEAFRSRQMLTERTRRLETLISTLPGIIYRCLNEPTWPMETADGEVEVLTGYTAAELEGDEVVWGEEVIHPDDQTWTWEAVQEALDDRERFELTYRIRTREGETRWVWERGRGVYDADGALEAIEGFITDVTERRERQRRLEQTTARLEALFEHSPDMIDVHDAEGNIVDANPQLCAETGYDVEELTSMAVWDLDRSIDREEGRELWREMEPGERLELEGRYERRDGSTFPAKIHVRRLDLDGEDRFLVSSRDISVRKRRDRKLEQLRERSRALNYTQTVEETARLAVDAAAEIIGADLSSVHMVTDDGNSLKPIAVGDPVAETFGEKPVYDQSAPSGTRANFAWDVFDDGDPTYLESTTRTSELEEETPAESVVFHPLGGHGLFIVSSPERAAYSETDRLLVEILANYLETALDRVAREEAHRARQRSLERLHNATRELVTAESRAAVAERVVAAAEDILGFSVVVVRFHDSADDELVPVAESDTVGGLLPPRAVFSAESPSLNWHAYKDGEARVYDDIEAVEGSFDAGTGLRSLMVLPMGEFGTLSVAETTPDAFDESDEFLAGILATAAETALDVLEGEQSLRESRNELRRQNERLEEFASVVSHDLRNPLNVATGRLEFVKDECDSEHLDAVERAHDRMGALIDDLLALARDGNDEIDPTSVDLATTARECWGNVETPGGTLVVTAERSIQADRRRLKQLFENLVRNAVEHGGDEVTVVVSDFADGFAVEDDGVGVAPADRESVFEAGFSTADGGTGFGLRIVKQVADAHGWDIRLTEGDDGGARFEVTGVTFVDE; this is encoded by the coding sequence ATGCCCGACACCGACGACGCGATACGAGTGCTCCACGTCGACGACCAGCCGGCGTTCGCCGAGTTGGTCGCGACGTATCTGGAGCGCGAACACGACCGAATTACCGTCCACAGCGCGAGTAGCGCCGAAGAAGGGCGGGAGGTGTTGGCGAGCGAGCGGGTGGACTGTATCGTCTCCGACCACGACATGCCTCGCGAGAACGGAATCGAGTTCCTGCGGTCGGTGCGCGCGGAGTACCCGGAGTTACCGTTCGTGTTGTTCACTGGGAAGGGGTCCGAGGAAATCGCGAGCGAAGCCATCTCGGCAGGGGTGACCGACTACCTCCAGAAGGGGCCGGGCAGCGACCAGTACACGCTGTTGGCGAACCGGATCGTGAACGCCGTCGAGGCGTTCCGGTCGCGCCAGATGCTGACCGAACGGACGCGGCGACTGGAGACGCTGATCAGCACGCTCCCCGGGATCATCTACCGGTGTCTGAACGAGCCGACGTGGCCGATGGAGACCGCCGACGGGGAGGTGGAGGTGCTGACGGGGTACACTGCCGCGGAGTTGGAGGGCGACGAGGTGGTGTGGGGCGAGGAGGTGATCCACCCCGACGACCAGACGTGGACCTGGGAGGCCGTCCAGGAGGCGCTCGACGACCGCGAGCGGTTCGAACTCACCTACCGAATCCGAACGCGCGAGGGAGAGACGCGGTGGGTGTGGGAGCGCGGCCGCGGCGTGTACGACGCCGACGGCGCGCTGGAGGCCATCGAGGGGTTCATCACCGACGTGACCGAGCGCCGGGAGCGCCAGCGTCGCCTCGAACAGACGACCGCCCGACTGGAGGCGTTGTTCGAGCACTCGCCGGACATGATCGACGTCCACGACGCCGAGGGGAACATCGTCGACGCGAACCCACAACTGTGCGCAGAGACCGGGTACGACGTCGAGGAACTCACCTCGATGGCGGTGTGGGATCTCGACCGATCGATCGACCGCGAGGAGGGCCGCGAACTGTGGAGAGAGATGGAGCCAGGCGAACGACTGGAGTTGGAGGGGCGCTACGAGCGCCGCGACGGCTCCACGTTTCCGGCGAAGATCCACGTCAGACGCCTCGACCTCGACGGCGAGGACCGCTTCCTCGTCAGCAGTCGAGACATCTCGGTGCGTAAGCGTCGCGACCGGAAGCTGGAGCAGCTCCGCGAACGCTCGCGCGCACTCAACTACACACAGACGGTCGAAGAGACGGCGCGGCTGGCGGTCGACGCCGCCGCCGAGATCATCGGCGCCGACTTGAGCAGCGTCCACATGGTGACCGACGACGGGAACAGCCTGAAACCGATTGCCGTCGGCGACCCCGTGGCCGAGACGTTCGGGGAGAAACCCGTCTACGACCAGTCGGCGCCGTCGGGGACGCGGGCCAACTTCGCGTGGGACGTGTTCGACGACGGCGACCCGACGTACCTCGAATCGACGACCCGCACATCCGAACTCGAGGAGGAGACGCCCGCCGAGAGCGTCGTGTTCCACCCACTCGGCGGCCACGGCCTGTTCATCGTCTCCTCGCCCGAGCGAGCCGCATACTCCGAGACCGACCGACTGCTCGTTGAGATCCTCGCCAACTACCTCGAGACCGCGCTCGACCGCGTCGCCCGCGAGGAGGCGCACCGCGCGCGCCAGCGGAGCCTCGAACGGCTCCACAACGCGACGCGAGAACTCGTCACCGCCGAGTCGAGAGCGGCGGTCGCCGAGCGGGTCGTCGCGGCCGCCGAGGACATCCTCGGCTTCTCGGTCGTCGTCGTTCGGTTCCACGACTCGGCGGATGACGAACTCGTCCCGGTAGCCGAGTCCGATACGGTCGGCGGCCTGCTCCCGCCGCGTGCGGTGTTCTCCGCGGAGTCGCCCAGCCTCAACTGGCACGCGTACAAGGACGGCGAAGCCCGCGTGTACGACGACATCGAGGCGGTCGAGGGCTCCTTCGACGCGGGCACGGGGTTGCGGAGTCTGATGGTGCTCCCGATGGGGGAGTTCGGGACGCTCTCGGTGGCCGAGACGACCCCGGACGCGTTCGACGAGAGCGACGAGTTCCTCGCCGGCATCCTCGCCACCGCCGCCGAGACGGCCCTCGACGTGCTGGAGGGCGAGCAGTCGCTTCGCGAGAGCCGCAACGAACTTCGGCGGCAAAACGAGCGGCTGGAGGAGTTCGCGAGCGTCGTCTCCCACGACCTGCGCAATCCGCTGAACGTGGCGACCGGTCGACTGGAGTTCGTGAAAGACGAGTGCGACAGCGAGCACCTCGACGCCGTCGAGCGCGCACACGACCGGATGGGCGCGCTCATCGACGACCTGCTCGCGTTGGCTCGCGATGGGAACGACGAAATCGACCCCACGTCGGTCGACCTGGCGACGACGGCGCGCGAGTGCTGGGGGAACGTGGAGACACCCGGAGGGACGCTCGTCGTGACTGCAGAACGGTCGATCCAGGCGGACCGCCGCCGCCTCAAACAGCTGTTCGAGAACCTCGTCCGCAACGCGGTCGAACACGGCGGCGACGAGGTCACCGTGGTCGTCTCCGACTTCGCGGACGGGTTCGCCGTCGAGGACGACGGCGTCGGCGTGGCGCCGGCGGACCGCGAGTCGGTGTTCGAGGCGGGGTTCTCGACCGCCGACGGCGGCACCGGCTTCGGCCTCCGGATCGTCAAGCAGGTCGCCGACGCTCACGGGTGGGACATTCGGCTGACCGAGGGCGACGACGGCGGCGCGCGCTTCGAGGTCACCGGCGTGACGTTCGTCGACGAGTAG
- a CDS encoding universal stress protein, whose protein sequence is MPEFDTIVVATDGSESVSRAVDAALDLAERFDAAVHALYVVDSGEVDSSPEAVREQMRNALQERGGAAIVDVQKRAGRDVTAVVREGRPANEIADYAREINADLVATGTRGRHGENRFLIGSVAERVVRTCPVPVLTVRQLDSDSEVDASA, encoded by the coding sequence ATGCCCGAGTTCGACACCATCGTCGTCGCGACCGACGGCTCCGAGAGTGTGAGCCGTGCGGTCGACGCGGCGCTGGATCTGGCCGAGCGCTTCGACGCGGCGGTCCACGCGCTGTACGTCGTCGACAGCGGCGAGGTGGACTCCTCTCCCGAGGCCGTCCGCGAGCAGATGCGCAACGCCCTGCAGGAGCGCGGCGGCGCCGCCATCGTCGACGTTCAGAAGCGCGCCGGCCGCGACGTGACCGCGGTCGTCCGGGAGGGGCGCCCGGCAAACGAGATCGCCGACTACGCCCGCGAGATCAACGCCGACCTCGTCGCCACCGGAACCCGCGGTCGCCACGGCGAGAACCGCTTCCTCATCGGGTCGGTCGCCGAGCGCGTCGTCCGCACCTGCCCGGTCCCCGTGCTCACGGTGCGGCAACTGGACAGCGACTCCGAGGTCGACGCCTCGGCCTGA
- a CDS encoding DHH family phosphoesterase gives MDDELIETSALPLDRRSRIPGKGFFYPDSLDEDRSEERAKEAVEGAEAVVITDSDADGLGCVALIREAYDAALDPEPFEARRRAKLDDTYEEEFGEDADEDDDREESPVALLPSGPHSFEEDLEYAAEFLEDGTDVFVCDICPDEFQYIAEDLTAVVETADAVRWFDHHQWDEELAASVRELGVDLVVGESDEECSTDVTLRSLDYDFDERFVELAAVTRDHDLWLNEDPRSHDLADYAYWTGAEEYAAIVGAYGAELPAVATEYVEHRRVEKRQLIEKAVDRAVHHEVGDWTVGVTYGRCSQNEVADALREEGADAAVIVKPSGSASIRGSEGFERAHEVAGQVNGGGHPKAAGCKPDVYDDMLDYAHHWTTEGATTKRVILRAFEALVDEDGEADGGDE, from the coding sequence ATGGACGACGAACTCATCGAGACGAGCGCCCTCCCGCTGGACCGCCGCTCGCGGATCCCCGGGAAGGGGTTCTTCTACCCGGACTCGCTGGACGAGGACCGCTCGGAGGAGCGCGCGAAGGAGGCCGTCGAGGGCGCCGAGGCGGTCGTCATCACCGACTCCGACGCCGACGGCCTCGGCTGTGTCGCGCTGATCCGCGAGGCGTACGACGCCGCGCTCGACCCCGAGCCGTTCGAGGCACGGCGCCGCGCCAAACTCGACGACACGTACGAGGAGGAGTTCGGCGAGGACGCCGACGAGGACGACGACCGCGAGGAGTCGCCCGTCGCGCTGCTCCCCTCCGGCCCCCACTCCTTCGAGGAGGATCTGGAGTACGCCGCCGAGTTCCTGGAGGACGGCACCGACGTGTTCGTCTGCGACATCTGCCCCGACGAGTTCCAGTACATCGCCGAGGACCTGACGGCGGTCGTCGAGACGGCGGACGCGGTGCGGTGGTTCGACCACCACCAGTGGGACGAGGAGCTGGCCGCCTCGGTGCGCGAACTCGGCGTCGACCTCGTCGTCGGCGAGAGCGACGAGGAGTGCTCCACCGACGTGACGCTCCGCTCGCTCGACTACGACTTCGACGAGCGGTTCGTGGAGTTGGCGGCGGTGACCCGCGACCACGACCTCTGGCTCAACGAGGACCCCCGCTCGCACGACCTCGCCGACTACGCCTACTGGACCGGTGCCGAGGAGTACGCCGCCATCGTCGGCGCGTACGGCGCCGAACTCCCCGCGGTCGCGACCGAGTACGTCGAACACCGCCGCGTCGAGAAGCGCCAACTCATCGAGAAGGCCGTCGACCGCGCGGTCCACCACGAGGTCGGCGACTGGACCGTCGGCGTCACCTACGGCCGCTGTTCCCAGAACGAGGTCGCCGACGCGCTCCGCGAGGAGGGCGCCGACGCCGCGGTGATCGTCAAACCCTCCGGCTCCGCCTCCATCCGCGGCTCCGAGGGGTTCGAGCGCGCCCACGAGGTCGCCGGGCAGGTCAACGGCGGCGGCCACCCGAAGGCCGCCGGCTGTAAGCCCGACGTGTACGACGACATGCTCGACTACGCGCACCACTGGACGACCGAAGGCGCGACGACGAAGCGCGTCATCCTCCGGGCGTTCGAGGCGCTCGTCGACGAGGACGGCGAGGCGGACGGCGGCGACGAGTAA
- a CDS encoding DUF5807 family protein: protein MTDDDGKLDEFLAGERLDDVAIYLTHDHLDEQGKIANMGEAVDDGVVLVVPGDDGRKAFAAGTGMQAMQFAKEAMARDGVIYPDLGGGECPDAVEEPTEDHDAEFVFAFGEEQNEGVGGLYAEGDVMHAYAHCSCGTDYSHKWVMGEYSEEPAVEE, encoded by the coding sequence ATGACCGACGACGACGGCAAACTCGACGAGTTCCTCGCGGGCGAGCGACTCGACGACGTGGCCATCTACCTCACGCACGACCACCTCGACGAGCAGGGCAAGATCGCCAACATGGGCGAGGCCGTCGACGACGGCGTCGTGCTCGTCGTCCCCGGCGACGACGGGCGCAAGGCGTTCGCCGCCGGCACCGGGATGCAGGCGATGCAGTTCGCCAAGGAGGCGATGGCCCGCGACGGCGTCATCTACCCCGACCTCGGCGGTGGGGAGTGCCCCGACGCCGTCGAGGAGCCGACCGAGGACCACGACGCGGAGTTCGTGTTCGCGTTCGGCGAGGAGCAGAACGAGGGTGTCGGCGGCCTGTACGCCGAGGGCGACGTGATGCACGCGTACGCCCACTGTAGCTGTGGGACCGACTACTCGCACAAGTGGGTCATGGGCGAGTACAGCGAAGAACCGGCGGTCGAGGAGTAA
- a CDS encoding DUF7112 family protein has protein sequence MSDRLASDADEVTTLRARLARSGGTRLPCLRIPDDASVSAGDEIRLVLDGDQRHAQVSSDAKGLLVRGAYDNRRLMREAASGEGENRLVEWARDHDRDPDDAVDLDEVDPGYLYGLRVPGERTVYAVTKRADKGLQDIADSLYDDS, from the coding sequence ATGAGCGACAGACTCGCCAGCGACGCCGACGAGGTGACCACGCTCCGAGCCAGACTCGCGCGCTCGGGTGGCACCCGCCTCCCCTGCCTCCGAATTCCCGACGACGCCTCCGTGTCGGCGGGCGACGAGATTCGACTCGTCCTCGACGGCGACCAGCGCCACGCGCAGGTCTCCAGCGACGCGAAGGGCCTGCTCGTGCGGGGCGCCTACGACAACCGCCGACTCATGCGCGAGGCGGCCAGCGGCGAGGGGGAGAACCGCCTCGTGGAGTGGGCGCGCGACCACGACCGCGACCCGGACGACGCCGTCGACCTCGACGAGGTCGACCCCGGCTACCTCTACGGCCTGCGCGTCCCGGGCGAGCGCACCGTCTACGCGGTGACGAAACGCGCGGACAAGGGGTTACAGGACATCGCCGACTCGCTGTACGACGACTCGTAG
- a CDS encoding 30S ribosomal protein S6e has translation MAEFKIVVGDDAGDTRQFDVDGQDANRFLGREIGDEVDGAAVGIDGVDVTITGGSDKAGRPMREDVPGGDLKELLLEGGVGYKPSRDGERKRVTVRGRQISEETVQINGRVEGSIAEALGENEEEEEADEAEAEADDEDDEE, from the coding sequence ATGGCTGAATTCAAGATCGTCGTGGGCGACGACGCCGGCGACACGCGGCAGTTCGACGTGGACGGGCAGGACGCGAACCGATTCCTCGGTCGCGAGATCGGTGACGAGGTCGACGGCGCCGCCGTCGGCATCGACGGCGTCGACGTGACGATCACCGGCGGCTCCGACAAGGCCGGGCGCCCGATGCGCGAGGACGTCCCCGGCGGCGACCTGAAGGAACTCCTGCTCGAGGGCGGCGTCGGCTACAAGCCCTCGCGCGACGGCGAGCGCAAGCGCGTCACCGTCCGCGGGCGTCAGATCTCCGAGGAGACCGTCCAGATCAACGGGCGCGTCGAGGGCTCCATCGCCGAGGCGCTCGGCGAGAACGAGGAGGAAGAGGAGGCGGACGAGGCCGAGGCCGAGGCGGACGACGAAGACGACGAGGAGTAA
- a CDS encoding lipoate--protein ligase family protein, producing MLAEAGREGVPALRVWAPGRSLAFGRRDARADGYARAQAAAREHGFPPVERSVGGRAVAYAASTLAFAHAVPLADARTGLNERYESAVTALVDALRDTGADVARGEPPRSYCPGDYSVRAVDGGKVAGIAQRVRQDVALVSGCVTVAERGPIRAVLAPVYDALDVPFDPGSVGSVAQAGGPDDPEAVREALELGFVGDRDAEVCDVADLPTDDE from the coding sequence ATGCTGGCGGAGGCGGGTCGCGAGGGCGTCCCGGCGCTGCGGGTGTGGGCACCCGGCCGCTCGCTCGCGTTCGGGCGCCGCGACGCCCGCGCCGACGGCTACGCCCGAGCGCAGGCGGCGGCCCGCGAACACGGCTTCCCGCCGGTCGAGCGCTCCGTGGGCGGCCGGGCGGTCGCGTACGCCGCGTCGACGCTGGCGTTCGCCCACGCCGTCCCGCTGGCGGACGCGCGGACCGGGCTGAACGAGCGCTACGAGTCCGCCGTGACGGCGCTCGTCGACGCCCTCCGCGACACGGGTGCCGACGTGGCGCGCGGGGAGCCACCCCGGTCGTACTGCCCGGGCGACTACTCCGTCCGCGCCGTCGACGGCGGGAAGGTCGCGGGCATCGCACAGCGCGTCCGGCAGGACGTGGCGCTCGTCTCCGGGTGTGTCACGGTCGCCGAACGCGGGCCGATCCGCGCAGTCCTCGCCCCCGTCTACGACGCGCTCGACGTGCCGTTCGACCCCGGCTCGGTCGGATCGGTCGCGCAGGCCGGCGGTCCCGACGACCCCGAGGCGGTGCGCGAGGCGCTGGAACTCGGATTCGTCGGCGACCGAGACGCCGAGGTCTGCGACGTGGCCGACCTCCCGACCGACGACGAGTAA
- a CDS encoding dihydroorotase, with the protein MSTLFTNATLADGRVRDVLVEGETIARVADAGTVAETDADEVVDCDGAHLLPGAIDAHVHFREPGFAHKEDWHTGSRSAAAGGVTTVVDQPNTEPPTVTGAAVDQKADLAAKSLVDFGINGGVTADWDPDSLFERPIFALGEVFLADSTGDMGIEADLFADAVARAASEDTVVTVHAEDADLFDESTRERDDADAWSAFRTAEAEAAAVERALEVGADSAAAIHIAHTSTPEGVDAASDAGATCEVTPHHLFLSRDDLDELGTFGRMNPPLRSAERREAVFERVADGTVDIVATDHAPHTRAEKDASIWDAPSGVPGVETMLPLLLNEVREGTLTLERVRDLVAANPARIFDVAGKGRVAEGTDADLVLVDLDDARQIRGDDLHSKCEWTPFEGRTGVFPTLTLVRGHVAYDARGDDETFGDAVGENVRA; encoded by the coding sequence ATGAGCACGCTGTTCACGAACGCCACGCTCGCCGACGGTCGGGTCCGCGACGTGCTGGTCGAGGGGGAGACGATAGCGCGCGTCGCCGACGCCGGCACCGTCGCCGAGACCGACGCCGACGAGGTCGTCGACTGCGACGGCGCTCACCTCCTGCCGGGCGCCATCGACGCGCACGTCCACTTCCGCGAACCCGGCTTCGCGCACAAGGAGGACTGGCACACCGGGTCGCGCTCTGCGGCCGCCGGCGGCGTCACCACCGTCGTCGACCAGCCGAACACGGAGCCGCCGACGGTCACGGGCGCCGCGGTCGACCAGAAGGCCGACCTCGCCGCGAAGTCGCTCGTCGACTTCGGCATCAACGGCGGCGTCACCGCCGACTGGGACCCCGACTCGCTGTTCGAACGCCCCATCTTCGCGCTCGGGGAGGTGTTCCTCGCGGACTCGACCGGCGACATGGGCATCGAGGCGGACCTGTTCGCCGACGCGGTCGCCCGCGCGGCCAGCGAGGATACGGTCGTCACCGTCCACGCCGAGGACGCCGACCTGTTCGACGAGTCGACCCGGGAGCGCGACGACGCCGACGCCTGGAGCGCCTTCCGCACCGCCGAGGCCGAGGCCGCCGCCGTCGAGCGCGCGCTGGAGGTCGGCGCGGACTCCGCCGCCGCCATCCACATCGCCCACACCTCGACGCCGGAGGGCGTCGACGCCGCCAGCGACGCGGGCGCGACCTGCGAGGTGACGCCCCACCACCTGTTCTTGTCGCGCGACGACCTCGACGAGTTGGGCACGTTCGGGCGGATGAACCCGCCGCTGCGGAGCGCGGAACGCCGGGAGGCCGTCTTCGAGCGCGTCGCCGACGGCACCGTCGACATCGTCGCCACCGACCACGCGCCCCACACCCGTGCCGAGAAGGACGCGAGCATCTGGGACGCCCCGTCGGGCGTGCCGGGCGTCGAGACGATGCTCCCGCTCCTGTTGAACGAGGTGCGCGAGGGGACGCTCACGCTGGAGCGCGTGCGCGACCTCGTCGCCGCGAACCCGGCTCGGATCTTCGACGTGGCGGGGAAGGGCCGCGTCGCCGAGGGGACCGACGCGGACCTCGTGCTCGTCGACCTCGACGACGCCCGCCAGATCCGCGGCGACGACCTCCACTCGAAGTGCGAGTGGACGCCGTTCGAGGGCCGAACCGGCGTGTTCCCGACGCTGACGCTCGTCCGCGGCCACGTCGCGTACGACGCCCGCGGCGACGACGAGACGTTCGGCGACGCGGTCGGCGAGAACGTCCGGGCGTAG